The Tolypothrix sp. PCC 7712 region AACACACAAGGCACTGCTACCCCAGCAACCAACTCAACTACTACAACTAATGCCAAGGGACTGAAAATCGGTTCCTTACTACCATCAACAGGCGATTTAGCATCTATCGGTCAGCAGATGGTGGGTTCAGTTCCCTTGCTGGTGGACACAGTCAATGCTTGTGGTGGCGTAAACGGTGAACCAGTCGCCTTAGTACCAGTAGACGATCAAACAGATCCGAAAGCAGGTGCAGCTGGGATGACCAAACTTGCAACCTTGGATAAGGTAGCTGGTGTAGTGGGTTCCTTTGCTAGTAGCGTTTCCACTGCGGCTATCTCAGTGGCGACACCGAATAAAGTGATGTTGATTTCCCCTGGGAGTACCAGTCCTGTGTTTACGGAAAAGGCTCAAAAAGGCGACTATAAAGGCTTTTGGGCACGCACTGCACCCCCAGATACTTACCAAGCACTAGCCTTGGCGCAACTCGCTAAGAAAAAAGGATTTAAACGCGTTTCTACAGTCGTGATTAATAACGACTACGGTGTTGGTTTTGAAAAAGCATTTGTACAAACTTTTGAAAAATTAGGTGGAACAGTAGTTAATAAAGATAAACCTGTCCGTTATGATCCTAAGGCTCAGACCTTTGATACTGAAGCGGCGGCGGCTTTTGCCGGCAAACCAGATGCCGTATTAGCAGTACTCTATGCGGAGACAGGAAGTATATTTCTCAAAACTGCTTACCAGCAAGGCTTAACCAAAGGAGTGCAAATTCTGCTGACTGATGGCGTAAAATCACCCACTTTCCCAGAGCAAGTAGGCAAAGCTAGTGATGGCAAATATATTTTAACTGGTGCGATCGGTACCGTTCCCGGTTCCGATGGTAAAGCATTAGAAGGCTTTAACAAACTCTGGAAAGAGAAAAAAGGTGGTTCCCCAGGAGAATACGCACCTCAAGCTTGGGATGCAGCTGCATTATTAGCATTAGCCGCACAAGCTGCTAAAGAAAATACAGGTGTTGGCATTGCTAGTAAAATTCGAGACGTTTCTAATGGGCCGGGTACAGAAGTTACTGATGTTTGTGAAGGGCTAAAATTGCTCAAAGAAGGTAAAAAGATTAACTACCAAGGCGCTAGCGGTAACGTTGATGTTGACGCTAATGGCGATGTGGTTGGTGTTTACGATGTCTGGACTGTGGGAGATGATGGCAAAATCACGGTGATCGATAAAGTTAATCCTAAATAGGGCTCTCTAATTACTCTTTCTAAGATACAAGGTTGGGTTGTAGCTTGCTTCCCTGTAGGGGTTATATCTCAATACAGTTCAGAGAAGATCATTAGTGATTGATTTGTCACTTGGGAAACAGCTAGCTCAATTGGGGGATTCTCCCCCAAACCCCCGATTGGGGGACGCAACCGTCCCCCAAACCCCCTCCAAAATTCAAAAATTGGATTTAGAAACCACTGAAGTTGTAGCCAACGCCTAACATCACGCCTATGTCAGTATTTTCAAAGAAGCCAGCATTGACAGACGCAGTGGCAGTAAATTGGGTATTGAGAGGAAAATCAAAGCCACCAGAGACTAAAAATGCGGCTTCAGAGTTATCACCAGTTTTAATTGCTGCACCTAATCCTATGTAAGGCGCAATTGGTAAGGGTTCACT contains the following coding sequences:
- a CDS encoding ABC transporter substrate-binding protein gives rise to the protein MPRISTALAFSVATLAAGFLLGACNDTTSNSNSTGNTQGTATPATNSTTTTNAKGLKIGSLLPSTGDLASIGQQMVGSVPLLVDTVNACGGVNGEPVALVPVDDQTDPKAGAAGMTKLATLDKVAGVVGSFASSVSTAAISVATPNKVMLISPGSTSPVFTEKAQKGDYKGFWARTAPPDTYQALALAQLAKKKGFKRVSTVVINNDYGVGFEKAFVQTFEKLGGTVVNKDKPVRYDPKAQTFDTEAAAAFAGKPDAVLAVLYAETGSIFLKTAYQQGLTKGVQILLTDGVKSPTFPEQVGKASDGKYILTGAIGTVPGSDGKALEGFNKLWKEKKGGSPGEYAPQAWDAAALLALAAQAAKENTGVGIASKIRDVSNGPGTEVTDVCEGLKLLKEGKKINYQGASGNVDVDANGDVVGVYDVWTVGDDGKITVIDKVNPK